The Novipirellula galeiformis nucleotide sequence CGTCGTTGATCGCTCCGCGATCAAAACGCATCTCCGCGATGAAGACGTAGCTCCGTGAAGCGAACAGCAACACAAATTGCTGGCCCGCTGCTCACCGCGATCGCCGACCGCCCCTCAACGTGAGCGTTTGCGAAGGTTTCGTTCAAAACGAATACGGCAACCGATCGGAACGGTCTCGCGGAGTGACGGTGTGTTACCCGCTAACACCGCTTCGAGGGCGCCAGCCACATAGGGTTTGGTGACGTTTTTTCCATCGGGGCTGTCATCGAACGATCCCATGTAAGCGATCTTGCGATCGTTGCCGAGGACAAAAAATTCGGGGGTGTATTTGGCGCCAAAGTCCTTGGCGGTCTGTTGGGATTTGTCAAACAGATACAAAAACTTGAACTTCTTCTCGGCCGCTTTCTGTTTCATTGCGGGCATCAAGTCAGCTTCGACCTTGTTCACATTGATGGCAACGACGGCCACGTTCTGAGCTGCGAATTGTTGTTGCAACGCGATCAGTCGATCTTCCACGTCGACGGCGTAAGGACAACTGTTGCAAGTGAAGGCGACAACGATCGCGTCGTATGCCTTCAGATCGGAGAGTGAATGAAGTTGATCATCTGTCCCTGGCAGGTTCTTCCAGACCGGGGCGTCATCGCCGATGTTGAGCGTGGTGTTGAACTCGCCCGCGTGCGTTTGTGCTGC carries:
- a CDS encoding thioredoxin family protein, whose protein sequence is MSHKPCPATITVWTLILAALTCFAAQTHAGEFNTTLNIGDDAPVWKNLPGTDDQLHSLSDLKAYDAIVVAFTCNSCPYAVDVEDRLIALQQQFAAQNVAVVAINVNKVEADLMPAMKQKAAEKKFKFLYLFDKSQQTAKDFGAKYTPEFFVLGNDRKIAYMGSFDDSPDGKNVTKPYVAGALEAVLAGNTPSLRETVPIGCRIRFERNLRKRSR